One genomic region from Spirosoma sp. KCTC 42546 encodes:
- a CDS encoding alpha/beta fold hydrolase, whose product MSNSQKLLLSLLTTLFTVPSFAQSTLPVASSGNKQFGNNANVGNYATIRGFNMYYEVYGAGKPLLLIHGNGGSINNFKNQIPYFAKNYKVIVADSRAQGKSTDTSDSLTYEMMADDLNALLNQLHVDSCYVIGWSDGGIDGLLLAMRHPEKVKKLAITGANLWPDTTAVEPDLFQWIVSTNDSLAKVQQIPAVKTQEKLLTLMIRHPHISTTDLQKVKCPTLVIGGDNDVILPKHTLVIAQSIPQSYLWILPNSGHSTLITYKDLFNQIVGDFFKTPYRKKKGMAQLD is encoded by the coding sequence ATGAGCAACTCCCAAAAACTACTCCTCTCGCTACTAACCACTCTGTTTACGGTACCCTCGTTTGCGCAATCGACATTACCGGTTGCGTCATCCGGCAACAAACAATTTGGCAACAACGCCAATGTGGGAAACTATGCCACTATCCGGGGGTTCAATATGTATTATGAAGTCTATGGCGCCGGGAAACCACTCCTGTTGATTCATGGCAACGGCGGCTCCATCAATAACTTCAAGAACCAGATTCCCTATTTCGCCAAAAACTACAAAGTCATTGTAGCGGATAGCCGGGCCCAGGGAAAATCGACGGACACCAGCGACTCCCTCACGTATGAAATGATGGCCGACGATCTAAACGCTCTGCTGAATCAGCTGCATGTAGATTCATGCTACGTTATTGGTTGGAGTGACGGTGGAATCGACGGGTTGTTACTAGCCATGCGGCACCCCGAAAAGGTAAAGAAACTGGCTATTACCGGCGCAAATCTATGGCCCGACACAACCGCCGTTGAACCTGACCTTTTTCAATGGATCGTTTCCACCAACGATAGTCTGGCCAAGGTGCAGCAAATCCCGGCGGTTAAAACCCAGGAGAAGCTGCTTACGCTGATGATCCGCCATCCCCATATTTCAACCACCGATTTACAAAAAGTAAAATGCCCTACGCTGGTAATTGGTGGCGATAACGATGTAATTTTACCCAAACACACACTGGTCATTGCCCAGTCCATTCCGCAATCGTACTTGTGGATTTTGCCCAACTCCGGGCATTCAACGCTGATTACGTACAAAGATCTATTCAATCAGATTGTCGGAGATTTTTTCAAAACGCCTTATCGAAAGAAAAAGGGCATGGCACAGCTTGACTAA
- a CDS encoding xanthine dehydrogenase family protein molybdopterin-binding subunit, translating into MENRKRTPSRRDFIRSAGLSGLALTIGVTVPVFGAESIAIVTIPTAAPDGIELVSWISISQAGRVTIMNHRSEMGQGTFQAIPQLIAEELEVSLDQVTIQFAPANPKKYGPQPQEGSFSIRGWYKQLLQIGASAREMLIEAAANQWTVPASECYAEKGQVIHRPTNKKLGYGALVEDASKLTPPQNVPLKSRSAYTLIGKSVPRQDIPLKVNGRAQFGLDKKLPGMLYAVVERNPRFRGKVKRIDDSATKAVPGVKRVLTVQRAVFSSLFEGVAVVADTLWAAMKGRKLLKIEWDDTGFDHLDSEQLVAQMRDDLKKPAPAAKFENAFQQAATKLEAVYETPYQSHSAMEPLNCTAHVQENRIEIWGPIQEANWIQADLSARMGVPIEHVSVNMTFLGGGFGRKAFTDYPHEAALISKAMKAPVQVVWTREDDMSQGPFRPGALYACKGGLSRDGNILAFQAITAGQWIGQEWSTKPNSAPEPMTDNTGTMEGMLTPYFTSIPHYSLGGVGTRSPIPVMWWRSVSASTSGFACESFIDELAHAAGKDPLDFRRAHLQDTRYEAFINQLEHVSGWKSRRKQAGWGVAITECFGSICGHVVTVSRKLDGHVTIDNVIALMDCGWYVNPDSIRAQVEGSILMGLGAASKHATTFTDGKAVEQNFNTYTMPRIADSPRIEVHIMENDEKAGGVGEPGLPPFAPALCNAIFDLTGKRIRTLPFKLEDV; encoded by the coding sequence ATGGAAAACAGGAAACGAACACCCTCCCGCAGGGATTTTATTCGGTCGGCTGGCTTGTCTGGTCTAGCTTTAACAATTGGGGTTACGGTCCCCGTTTTCGGTGCTGAGTCCATAGCGATTGTGACCATACCAACGGCTGCTCCCGACGGTATCGAACTGGTTTCCTGGATCTCGATCAGTCAGGCTGGGCGGGTAACCATCATGAATCATCGCTCCGAGATGGGGCAGGGGACCTTCCAGGCAATTCCACAGCTAATTGCCGAAGAGCTGGAGGTAAGCCTGGATCAGGTAACGATCCAGTTTGCGCCCGCCAATCCGAAAAAGTACGGACCTCAGCCACAGGAAGGGAGTTTCTCGATTCGGGGATGGTACAAACAGTTGTTACAGATCGGTGCGTCTGCCCGTGAGATGCTCATTGAGGCTGCCGCGAACCAATGGACTGTTCCTGCGTCGGAATGCTACGCCGAAAAGGGACAGGTAATTCATCGCCCAACCAACAAGAAACTCGGTTATGGAGCCCTGGTCGAGGACGCATCCAAATTAACTCCCCCACAGAACGTTCCCTTAAAAAGCCGGAGCGCGTATACCCTTATCGGAAAATCAGTACCCCGGCAGGATATTCCTCTAAAAGTCAATGGCCGTGCTCAATTTGGACTTGATAAGAAACTACCGGGTATGCTGTATGCCGTGGTAGAACGCAATCCCCGCTTCCGGGGAAAAGTTAAGCGAATTGACGATAGCGCAACGAAGGCAGTACCCGGAGTGAAGCGGGTTCTTACCGTTCAACGGGCTGTTTTCTCGAGTTTATTTGAAGGCGTTGCGGTTGTAGCGGATACACTCTGGGCGGCCATGAAGGGACGCAAGCTGTTGAAGATCGAGTGGGACGATACGGGGTTTGATCACCTGGATAGCGAACAGTTAGTTGCCCAGATGCGGGACGACCTTAAAAAGCCAGCGCCCGCTGCGAAATTCGAAAACGCCTTTCAACAGGCTGCCACTAAACTGGAGGCCGTTTATGAAACACCCTACCAATCGCATAGCGCGATGGAGCCCCTCAATTGTACGGCGCATGTCCAGGAAAACAGAATTGAGATCTGGGGACCCATCCAGGAAGCGAACTGGATTCAGGCGGATTTAAGTGCGCGAATGGGCGTTCCTATTGAGCATGTGTCCGTCAATATGACCTTTCTCGGTGGCGGGTTCGGACGCAAAGCGTTTACCGATTACCCCCACGAAGCAGCCCTGATCTCCAAAGCCATGAAAGCCCCCGTTCAGGTGGTCTGGACCCGGGAGGATGACATGAGCCAGGGTCCCTTTCGGCCCGGTGCTCTGTATGCCTGCAAAGGAGGGCTTTCCAGGGATGGCAACATCCTGGCTTTTCAAGCGATAACCGCCGGGCAGTGGATCGGGCAGGAGTGGAGTACGAAACCCAATTCAGCTCCTGAACCAATGACCGATAATACGGGCACGATGGAAGGTATGCTAACTCCCTACTTTACGTCTATTCCTCACTACAGCCTGGGCGGTGTGGGTACCCGGTCGCCCATTCCCGTGATGTGGTGGCGTTCGGTATCTGCATCCACGAGTGGCTTTGCCTGCGAAAGCTTTATCGATGAACTGGCCCATGCGGCCGGAAAAGACCCCCTGGACTTCCGGCGAGCTCACCTTCAGGATACTCGCTATGAGGCATTTATTAATCAACTTGAGCACGTTAGCGGCTGGAAATCAAGGCGTAAGCAGGCCGGTTGGGGCGTTGCCATAACGGAATGTTTTGGCAGTATCTGCGGTCATGTCGTAACGGTATCGCGTAAATTGGATGGGCATGTAACGATCGATAACGTGATTGCCCTGATGGATTGCGGCTGGTACGTAAACCCGGATAGTATTCGTGCGCAGGTGGAGGGAAGTATCCTGATGGGCCTGGGTGCTGCCAGTAAACACGCCACTACCTTTACAGACGGGAAAGCCGTGGAGCAAAACTTCAATACCTATACCATGCCCCGCATCGCCGATAGCCCCCGCATCGAGGTGCATATCATGGAAAACGATGAAAAAGCCGGGGGCGTAGGCGAACCCGGTTTGCCGCCCTTCGCGCCCGCGTTGTGCAATGCAATTTTTGACCTGACCGGGAAGCGTATCCGTACCTTGCCGTTTAAGTTAGAGGACGTGTAG